In Marinihelvus fidelis, one genomic interval encodes:
- the acpP gene encoding acyl carrier protein — protein sequence MSSIEERVRKIVVEQLGVKEDEVTANASFVDDLGADSLDTVELVMALEEEFECEIPDEEAEKITSVQQAIDYVNSHSD from the coding sequence ATGAGCAGCATTGAAGAGCGCGTCCGCAAGATCGTCGTCGAACAACTGGGTGTGAAAGAAGACGAAGTTACCGCCAACGCTTCTTTCGTTGACGACCTGGGCGCCGACTCCCTGGACACCGTTGAACTGGTGATGGCCCTCGAAGAAGAATTCGAGTGCGAAATTCCGGACGAGGAAGCTGAGAAGATCACCAGCGTCCAGCAGGCCATCGACTACGTCAATTCACACAGCGATTGA
- the fabG gene encoding 3-oxoacyl-ACP reductase FabG, with amino-acid sequence MSEATETRVALVTGASRGIGAAIADTLAARGDRVFGTATSEAGAAVISERLGAIAAGSEGRVLDVNDADAVTDLVGEISKSAGAPVILVNNAGITRDTLLMRMKDEDWDAVLDTNLRSAFRLSRACLRGMMKARYGRIVNIASVVGAMGNPGQVNYCAAKAGMEGFARSLAREIAARGVTVNTVAPGFIDTDMTRELGEEQRDSLLSGIPMQHLGQAQDIADAVAFLASDAASYITGHTLHVNGGMYMG; translated from the coding sequence ATGAGCGAAGCCACTGAAACCCGCGTCGCCCTGGTCACGGGCGCCAGCCGTGGCATCGGCGCCGCCATTGCCGACACGCTGGCCGCGCGGGGTGACCGCGTATTCGGTACCGCCACCAGCGAAGCCGGTGCGGCCGTCATCAGCGAGCGCCTGGGCGCCATCGCCGCCGGCAGTGAAGGGCGCGTGCTGGACGTCAACGACGCCGACGCGGTCACCGACCTGGTCGGCGAGATCAGCAAAAGCGCCGGTGCGCCGGTCATCCTGGTGAACAACGCCGGCATCACCCGCGACACGCTGCTGATGCGCATGAAAGACGAAGACTGGGATGCCGTGCTGGACACCAACCTGCGCTCAGCATTTCGCCTGAGCCGCGCCTGCCTGCGTGGCATGATGAAGGCGCGCTACGGCCGCATCGTCAACATCGCATCGGTGGTGGGCGCGATGGGCAACCCGGGCCAGGTCAACTACTGCGCGGCCAAGGCCGGCATGGAAGGTTTCGCCCGCTCGCTGGCGCGCGAAATCGCCGCCAGGGGCGTGACGGTCAACACCGTCGCACCGGGCTTTATCGACACCGACATGACCCGGGAGCTGGGCGAGGAACAGCGCGATTCACTGCTGTCCGGCATCCCCATGCAGCACCTGGGCCAGGCACAGGACATCGCCGACGCGGTGGCGTTTCTCGCCTCCGACGCGGCCAGCTACATCACGGGCCATACATTGCACGTCAACGGCGGCATGTACATGGGCTGA
- the fabD gene encoding ACP S-malonyltransferase — translation MATAFLFPGQGSQSVGMLAGLADDFPQVKATFAEASDALGFDLWALCQDGPEADLNRTENTQPAMLAGDIATWRAWREAGGPVPEFMAGHSLGEYAALVAAGVLDFADAARLVALRGRLMQAATPEGVGAMAAIIGLDDAVLEKICAGINGDEIVSCANYNAPGQVVIAGHRGAVDKACEAASEAGARRALPLPVSVPSHCALMRDAADELGEALAQITINAPAVPVYHNVDVATHDSADEIVEALARQLWQPVRWTATINALGSAGATRFVECGAGKVLAGLNRRINRDAAVTALGSRADIEQLIGELQA, via the coding sequence ATGGCCACGGCTTTCCTGTTCCCCGGCCAGGGTTCCCAGTCCGTCGGTATGCTCGCCGGGCTGGCCGACGATTTCCCGCAGGTGAAGGCGACCTTCGCCGAAGCTTCCGATGCCCTGGGTTTTGACCTGTGGGCACTGTGCCAGGACGGCCCGGAAGCGGACCTGAACCGCACCGAGAATACCCAGCCGGCCATGCTGGCGGGCGACATCGCCACCTGGCGAGCCTGGCGCGAGGCCGGCGGCCCGGTACCGGAATTCATGGCCGGGCACAGCCTGGGTGAATACGCGGCACTGGTTGCGGCCGGTGTGCTCGATTTCGCCGACGCCGCCCGCCTGGTCGCGCTGCGCGGCCGCCTGATGCAGGCCGCCACGCCGGAAGGCGTGGGCGCCATGGCCGCGATCATCGGCCTGGACGACGCCGTGCTGGAAAAAATCTGCGCCGGCATCAATGGCGACGAGATCGTTTCCTGTGCAAACTACAACGCCCCGGGGCAGGTGGTTATCGCCGGTCATCGCGGCGCCGTCGACAAGGCCTGTGAAGCCGCCTCGGAAGCGGGTGCGCGTCGCGCGTTACCGCTGCCGGTGAGCGTGCCGTCGCATTGCGCGTTGATGCGCGATGCCGCCGACGAGCTGGGTGAGGCCCTGGCGCAGATCACCATCAATGCGCCGGCCGTTCCGGTCTACCATAACGTGGATGTGGCCACGCATGACAGCGCCGACGAGATCGTCGAGGCGCTGGCGCGGCAGCTGTGGCAGCCGGTGCGCTGGACGGCGACCATCAACGCGCTGGGCAGCGCAGGCGCCACTCGCTTCGTCGAGTGCGGTGCGGGCAAGGTGCTGGCCGGGCTGAACCGCCGCATCAACCGCGACGCGGCCGTCACCGCGCTGGGCTCACGCGCCGACATCGAACAACTAATTGGAGAGCTGCAAGCATGA
- a CDS encoding beta-ketoacyl-ACP synthase III, translating to MKYSRIIGTGSGLPEKVLTNAELETMVDTTDEWIRTRTGIRERRVAAEGEYTSDMAFRAAENAIEAAGLSPKDIDLIIVGTTTPDLVFPTTAVLLQQRLGLPHVGAMDVNAACTGFLYALSIADKFIKVGDAKRALVIGAESITRLVDWNDRGTCVLFGDGAGAVVIEAADEPGIISTHIHANGEHVDLLRTKRGISTGFDFDLPRGGINIEMKGNEVFKVAVRTLGRIVDETLDANGMDKSELDWLVPHQANMRIISATAKMLDMTMDQVVVTVDRHGNTSAASVPLALDEAVRDGRIQRGQNLLLEAFGGGFTWGSALVRY from the coding sequence GTGAAATATTCCCGAATTATTGGCACCGGCAGTGGTCTGCCCGAAAAGGTGCTGACCAACGCCGAACTCGAAACCATGGTCGATACCACCGACGAGTGGATTCGTACGCGCACCGGCATCCGGGAGCGCCGGGTGGCCGCCGAGGGCGAGTACACCTCGGACATGGCGTTCCGCGCGGCCGAGAACGCCATCGAGGCCGCCGGCCTGTCGCCAAAAGACATCGACCTGATCATCGTCGGTACCACCACGCCCGACCTGGTGTTCCCGACCACCGCTGTGCTGCTGCAGCAGCGCCTGGGTCTGCCGCACGTGGGCGCCATGGACGTCAACGCGGCCTGCACCGGCTTCTTGTACGCGCTCAGCATCGCCGACAAGTTCATCAAGGTGGGCGACGCGAAACGCGCGCTGGTCATCGGCGCCGAGTCGATCACCCGCCTGGTCGACTGGAACGACCGTGGCACCTGCGTGCTGTTTGGCGACGGCGCCGGCGCGGTGGTGATCGAGGCCGCCGACGAACCCGGCATCATCTCCACGCATATTCACGCCAATGGCGAGCACGTCGACCTGCTGCGCACGAAGCGCGGCATTTCCACCGGTTTCGATTTCGACCTGCCGCGCGGCGGTATCAATATCGAGATGAAGGGCAACGAGGTGTTCAAGGTGGCGGTTCGCACCCTGGGCCGTATCGTTGACGAGACCCTCGACGCCAACGGCATGGACAAGTCCGAACTGGACTGGCTGGTGCCGCACCAGGCGAATATGCGCATTATTTCCGCCACCGCGAAGATGCTGGACATGACCATGGACCAGGTCGTGGTGACGGTTGACCGCCACGGCAACACCTCGGCGGCCTCGGTGCCGCTGGCACTGGACGAGGCCGTGCGTGACGGCCGTATCCAGCGTGGCCAGAACCTGCTGCTGGAAGCCTTCGGCGGCGGCTTTACCTGGGGCTCGGCCCTGGTGAGGTACTGA
- the plsX gene encoding phosphate acyltransferase PlsX: MNLDKSSTLALDVHGGDHGPKVTVPAAVDALAESPGLRIILVGRPDEIEPLLAGVDAGLRDRLVIEATSEVITSDARPRAILRAGPEFSLYRALQLVHEGRAQSCVSAGNTVALMALGVKLLGVLPGVSRPALMSQFPNAAGTVGMLDLGANLNVDARQLAQFAFMGAEVRRAAHPERPASVGLLNVGHEDGKGHAVVREAHELLKASDLDYRGFIEGHDIFEGTVDLAVCDGFAGNLVLKSSEGLAAMLFGEFRKTLESTWRSRLGALLAKPALKAMVERLDPAKHNGAPLLGLNGVLVKSHGRSGRLATTQAILEAGQEAQHHVPDRIEAVIKKHERETAS, encoded by the coding sequence ATGAACCTGGACAAGTCCAGCACCCTGGCACTCGACGTGCATGGCGGCGATCACGGGCCCAAGGTGACCGTGCCGGCCGCGGTGGATGCCTTGGCCGAATCCCCCGGACTGCGAATCATCCTGGTCGGGCGGCCGGACGAGATCGAGCCGTTGCTGGCCGGTGTCGATGCCGGTCTGCGGGACCGTCTCGTGATCGAGGCGACCAGTGAAGTCATCACGTCCGATGCCCGGCCGCGCGCCATCCTGCGCGCCGGCCCCGAGTTCAGTCTTTACCGCGCATTGCAGCTGGTCCACGAAGGGCGCGCACAGTCCTGTGTCAGCGCCGGCAATACCGTTGCACTGATGGCCCTGGGCGTGAAATTGCTGGGCGTGCTGCCCGGCGTCAGCCGCCCGGCGCTGATGTCACAGTTCCCCAATGCCGCCGGCACCGTCGGCATGCTGGACCTGGGTGCCAACCTGAATGTCGATGCCCGCCAGCTGGCGCAGTTCGCGTTCATGGGCGCCGAAGTGCGCCGCGCCGCGCACCCCGAGCGGCCCGCGTCGGTCGGTCTGCTCAACGTTGGTCACGAAGACGGCAAGGGCCACGCAGTGGTCCGCGAGGCGCACGAACTGCTGAAGGCCTCGGACCTCGACTACCGTGGTTTTATCGAGGGCCATGACATCTTCGAGGGCACCGTGGACCTGGCCGTGTGTGACGGTTTCGCCGGCAACCTGGTGCTGAAATCCAGCGAGGGCCTGGCGGCGATGCTGTTCGGCGAGTTCCGCAAGACGCTGGAGTCGACGTGGCGGTCACGCCTGGGCGCGTTGCTGGCCAAGCCGGCGCTCAAGGCCATGGTGGAACGTTTGGACCCCGCCAAGCATAATGGGGCACCGTTGCTCGGACTGAATGGCGTCCTCGTCAAAAGCCATGGCCGCTCCGGCCGGCTGGCGACGACCCAGGCCATTCTGGAAGCCGGGCAGGAGGCTCAACATCACGTGCCCGACCGCATCGAAGCGGTGATCAAAAAACACGAACGAGAGACAGCATCGTGA
- the rpmF gene encoding 50S ribosomal protein L32, whose product MAVQKSRKTPSRRGMRRSHDALKAPTLSVEPTTGETHLRHHVSPEGYYRGRKVVDSPVVEFDDED is encoded by the coding sequence ATGGCTGTACAGAAAAGTCGTAAAACCCCTTCACGCCGCGGCATGCGGCGTTCGCACGACGCCCTGAAGGCGCCGACACTGTCCGTCGAGCCGACCACGGGTGAAACGCACCTGCGTCATCACGTCAGCCCCGAGGGCTACTACCGCGGCCGCAAGGTTGTGGATAGCCCCGTCGTGGAGTTCGACGACGAGGATTGA
- a CDS encoding YceD family protein produces the protein MPLVRMPRLLEMVEDEGGEAEFRLSVSSDIDGRPELDLSVKAGLTLVCQASLKPYVENVERRTVLTVIAEEAEMALLPDSAEPVVVDEGRVALATLVEDELILGLPVVPRNPEFADVNFSSGELPEPEEDSGTRKPFAALGDLVGKQR, from the coding sequence ATGCCATTGGTCCGTATGCCGCGCCTGCTCGAAATGGTCGAAGACGAGGGCGGCGAGGCCGAGTTCCGGCTTTCGGTCAGTTCGGATATCGACGGGCGGCCTGAACTGGATCTCTCGGTGAAGGCGGGGTTGACCCTAGTGTGCCAGGCCAGCCTGAAGCCCTACGTGGAAAACGTCGAGCGACGCACGGTGTTGACCGTGATCGCCGAAGAGGCGGAGATGGCCTTGTTGCCGGACAGCGCCGAGCCGGTGGTGGTCGACGAAGGCCGGGTGGCCCTGGCCACGCTGGTCGAAGATGAATTGATACTGGGGTTGCCGGTGGTACCGCGCAACCCCGAGTTTGCCGATGTGAATTTCAGCAGCGGCGAGCTGCCGGAACCCGAAGAGGATTCGGGTACACGGAAACCCTTTGCGGCGCTTGGTGACCTGGTCGGCAAGCAGCGCTAG
- a CDS encoding 3-hydroxyacyl-CoA dehydrogenase NAD-binding domain-containing protein, producing MSDNGYRHWRLDSDLDGICWLSLDREGESANSLSREVLTELERIVGQLEAEPPIGLVLQSAKKGSFIVGADVREFDKVDNAAEASEFIHHVHQLFNRIEALPFPTAVIIEGYCLGGGLELALCFDWRIARDDDNTRLGFPEVQLGIYPGFGGSARSVRQCGALKAMPLMLSARNLRARAARGQGLVDELVGQHGSPRWAARRAVLKARKSKGPGWMASVQGMAPVRKLLAGQMRKQTAAKANPDHYPAPFELIDAWEDCGDDPHAMLAEEVVRVGRLITSDTSINLRRVYALTERLKGYGKKSPFRARRVHVVGAGTMGGDIAAWCVTRGLEVTLQDREMKYIEPALARAKSLFKKRLKTPDQVAGAMSRLLPDVAGDGAALADVVIEAIFENAEAKKALYATIEPKLQPHALLATNTSAIPLAELAADLERPERLIGLHFFNPVAKMPLVEVVHGDATDARAVLDGAAFCNQIGRFPLPVESSPGFLVNRVLAPYLIKAFRMRNTGGVSAENLDAAAERFGMPMGPVELADVVGLDIGLGVLGTLGDKDSGAERELLQSYVDAGKLGKKSGEGFYKWDKGKPSKGSVTAGEDELDEIALMLMQPYFDECKAALADGIVEDGDVLDAGMIFGTGFAPFRGGPLHYLSTLEADTENDND from the coding sequence ATGAGTGACAACGGTTATCGACACTGGCGACTGGACAGCGACCTCGACGGGATCTGCTGGCTCAGCCTCGACCGCGAGGGCGAGAGCGCCAACAGCCTGTCGCGCGAGGTGCTCACGGAGCTTGAGCGCATTGTTGGCCAGCTGGAAGCGGAACCACCCATTGGCCTGGTGCTGCAATCGGCCAAGAAGGGCTCGTTTATCGTTGGCGCCGATGTGCGCGAGTTCGACAAGGTTGATAACGCCGCCGAGGCGTCCGAGTTCATTCACCATGTCCACCAGCTGTTTAACCGCATCGAGGCGCTGCCCTTCCCCACCGCGGTGATCATCGAGGGCTACTGCCTGGGTGGCGGGCTGGAACTGGCGCTGTGTTTCGACTGGCGCATCGCCCGTGATGATGACAACACCCGGCTGGGCTTTCCCGAGGTACAACTGGGCATCTACCCGGGGTTCGGCGGCAGTGCGCGCAGCGTCCGCCAGTGCGGTGCACTTAAGGCCATGCCTCTGATGCTGTCGGCCCGCAACCTGCGTGCCCGCGCGGCACGCGGCCAGGGCCTGGTCGACGAGTTGGTCGGGCAGCACGGCTCGCCGCGCTGGGCCGCGCGCCGCGCGGTATTGAAAGCGCGCAAGTCCAAAGGGCCCGGCTGGATGGCCAGCGTCCAGGGCATGGCGCCGGTGCGCAAGCTCCTGGCCGGGCAGATGCGCAAGCAGACCGCCGCCAAGGCCAATCCGGATCATTACCCTGCGCCGTTCGAACTGATCGACGCCTGGGAAGACTGTGGCGACGACCCGCATGCCATGCTGGCCGAGGAAGTGGTCCGTGTGGGCCGCCTGATCACCAGCGATACCTCGATCAACCTGCGCCGTGTGTACGCGCTCACCGAGCGACTGAAAGGCTATGGCAAGAAGAGCCCGTTCCGCGCCCGCCGCGTGCACGTGGTCGGCGCCGGTACCATGGGTGGTGATATCGCCGCCTGGTGCGTGACCCGCGGCCTGGAGGTCACGCTGCAGGACCGCGAAATGAAGTACATCGAGCCGGCCCTGGCGCGCGCCAAGTCGCTGTTCAAGAAGCGCCTGAAGACGCCCGACCAGGTGGCCGGGGCCATGTCCCGGCTGTTGCCGGACGTGGCCGGTGATGGCGCGGCCCTCGCCGACGTGGTCATCGAGGCCATCTTCGAGAACGCCGAGGCCAAGAAAGCGCTGTACGCGACCATCGAGCCGAAACTGCAGCCACACGCGCTGCTGGCGACCAACACGTCCGCCATCCCGCTGGCCGAACTCGCGGCCGACCTGGAACGCCCCGAGCGCCTGATCGGCCTGCATTTTTTCAACCCGGTGGCGAAGATGCCGCTGGTGGAAGTCGTGCATGGTGATGCGACCGACGCCCGCGCCGTGCTCGATGGCGCGGCCTTCTGCAACCAGATTGGCCGCTTTCCGCTGCCGGTGGAGAGCAGCCCCGGCTTCCTGGTCAACCGCGTGCTGGCGCCATACCTGATCAAGGCCTTCCGGATGCGCAACACCGGCGGTGTCAGCGCCGAGAACCTGGATGCCGCGGCCGAGCGCTTCGGCATGCCGATGGGTCCTGTGGAACTGGCCGACGTGGTCGGGCTGGATATCGGCCTGGGCGTGCTGGGCACGCTGGGCGACAAGGATTCCGGCGCCGAGCGCGAACTGCTGCAGTCCTACGTTGACGCCGGCAAGCTGGGCAAGAAGTCCGGCGAAGGTTTCTACAAATGGGACAAGGGCAAGCCGTCCAAGGGCTCGGTCACAGCCGGCGAAGATGAGCTGGACGAGATCGCCCTGATGCTGATGCAACCCTATTTTGACGAGTGCAAGGCGGCGCTGGCCGACGGCATCGTCGAGGATGGCGATGTGCTGGATGCCGGGATGATTTTCGGTACCGGGTTCGCGCCGTTCCGCGGCGGCCCCCTGCACTACCTGTCGACCCTGGAAGCCGACACGGAGAACGACAATGACTGA